Proteins from a genomic interval of Luteibacter pinisoli:
- a CDS encoding ATP-dependent zinc protease family protein produces the protein MTDVITLGWRERLALPSLGVPVLKAKLDTGARSSSLHVEWLEVDERADGTWLRFQVRTTRRGGVSAPCEAKAVGRRAVTDSGGHTTTRWFIEAEIELAGNRFTAEVNLTDRRHMLFPLLLGRTALLGRFRVDPSLSYSQTPRRVVPEST, from the coding sequence ATGACTGATGTCATCACCCTAGGCTGGCGCGAACGGCTCGCTCTTCCGTCGCTCGGCGTCCCCGTCCTTAAAGCCAAACTCGATACGGGCGCGCGCTCGTCGTCGCTGCACGTCGAGTGGCTGGAAGTGGACGAGCGCGCCGATGGCACGTGGTTGCGCTTCCAGGTGCGTACGACGCGCCGCGGTGGCGTCTCCGCACCGTGTGAAGCGAAGGCGGTGGGGCGTCGTGCCGTGACGGATTCAGGCGGCCATACGACGACACGCTGGTTTATCGAAGCCGAGATTGAACTGGCCGGCAACCGCTTCACCGCCGAGGTGAACCTGACCGACCGCCGGCACATGCTGTTTCCCCTTTTGCTTGGTCGCACGGCGCTGCTTGGGCGTTTCCGCGTCGACCCCTCGCTTTCCTATTCGCAGACGCCACGCCGCGTCGTGCCGGAATCCACATGA
- a CDS encoding sensor histidine kinase, whose protein sequence is MRSRRKLRFRLIVTFTLFGFGLSALFASAAINIRTRVEEQLINSALQDEVDSLNQKVRNNQPVSFEILKGATFSDRTIYKAPLPWQNLDTGVHDIFDVGADGKPRHYKVAVRRQGGIINFLEFDVSRDELGKRQLLTSVIAAVFLFALLSLVLGVWLSSRVLRPVTDLARRLRDFRRVGKAEALAPHFADDEVGELAVALDEYATRLTAVVERDREFNSDVSHELRTPLAVIASTTELLQGSPDLTDKLRERLKRIERASRQATELIEALLLLSRAERRGPTRGEVTDVAKVASDVIESQRPQMGGKPIDIELVSDGSVAVNAPASVLSVALTNLIGNAIKYTMEGKVTVRVLEGRIDVIDTGPGIKPEDAEKLFQRGIRGESATGGGAGLGLAIVRRLCDLYGWDVSLRPRPDMAGAISTIDFR, encoded by the coding sequence ATGCGGTCCAGACGTAAGCTCCGTTTCCGCCTTATTGTCACCTTTACGCTGTTCGGATTTGGCCTGAGTGCGCTCTTCGCATCCGCGGCGATCAACATCCGTACGCGCGTTGAAGAACAGCTGATCAACTCGGCCCTCCAGGACGAAGTCGATTCGCTGAACCAGAAGGTTCGCAATAACCAGCCCGTCTCCTTTGAGATCCTCAAGGGAGCGACCTTCAGCGACCGCACGATTTACAAGGCGCCGCTGCCCTGGCAGAACCTGGACACCGGCGTCCACGACATCTTCGACGTGGGCGCGGACGGCAAGCCGCGCCACTACAAGGTGGCCGTGCGTCGGCAGGGCGGCATCATCAACTTCCTTGAGTTCGACGTCTCGCGCGACGAACTGGGCAAGCGCCAGCTGTTGACCAGCGTCATCGCGGCGGTGTTCCTGTTCGCGTTGCTGTCGCTCGTGCTCGGCGTGTGGCTGTCGTCGCGCGTGCTGCGCCCGGTCACCGACCTGGCCCGTCGCCTGCGCGATTTCCGTCGCGTCGGCAAGGCCGAAGCGCTGGCGCCGCATTTCGCCGATGACGAAGTGGGCGAGCTTGCGGTGGCCCTCGATGAGTACGCCACGCGACTCACCGCCGTGGTGGAGCGCGACCGCGAATTCAATTCCGATGTAAGCCATGAGCTGCGCACACCGCTGGCGGTCATCGCCAGCACCACGGAATTGCTGCAGGGTTCGCCCGACCTCACCGACAAGCTGCGTGAGCGCCTGAAGCGTATCGAGCGTGCGTCGCGCCAGGCCACGGAGCTGATTGAAGCGCTGTTGCTGCTTTCTCGCGCGGAGCGTCGCGGCCCCACGCGTGGCGAAGTCACCGACGTAGCCAAGGTGGCCAGCGACGTGATCGAGAGCCAGCGTCCGCAGATGGGTGGCAAGCCCATCGATATCGAGCTGGTGTCCGATGGCTCGGTCGCGGTCAACGCGCCGGCGTCGGTCCTGTCGGTGGCGCTGACCAACCTGATCGGCAATGCGATCAAGTACACGATGGAAGGCAAGGTCACCGTGCGTGTGCTCGAAGGCCGCATCGATGTGATCGACACCGGCCCCGGTATCAAGCCGGAAGACGCCGAGAAGCTGTTCCAGCGCGGCATCCGCGGCGAAAGCGCCACGGGCGGCGGTGCAGGCCTTGGCCTGGCCATCGTGCGCCGCCTGTGCGATCTGTACGGCTGGGATGTCTCGCTGCGCCCGCGCCCCGACATGGCCGGCGCCATCTCGACGATCGACTTCCGCTAA
- a CDS encoding response regulator transcription factor, producing the protein MRVLVIEDNTDIATNIGDYLEDRGHVVDFAGDGVTGLHLAVVHDFDVIVLDLTLPGMDGLDVAKKLRHEAHKQTPVLMLTARDSLEHKLTGFESGADDYMTKPFALQELAARLEVLARRGKGPQSRVLKVGGLTYNLDTLTVTREGKSIQLNPIGLKLLQALMEASPSVVTRQDLEQRVWGEELPDSDSLRVHIHGLRAAIDKPFEKPLIHTRHGIGYRMVDPDAVQT; encoded by the coding sequence ATGCGCGTCCTGGTCATCGAAGACAACACCGACATCGCCACCAACATCGGGGACTACCTCGAAGACCGGGGCCATGTCGTCGATTTTGCCGGCGACGGCGTCACCGGCCTGCACCTGGCCGTGGTGCACGATTTCGACGTCATCGTGCTCGACCTTACCCTCCCGGGTATGGACGGGCTCGACGTGGCGAAGAAACTGCGCCACGAAGCCCATAAGCAGACCCCGGTGCTCATGCTCACCGCCCGCGACTCGCTGGAGCACAAGCTCACCGGCTTCGAGTCCGGCGCGGACGATTACATGACCAAGCCGTTCGCCCTGCAGGAGCTGGCCGCCCGGCTGGAAGTCCTGGCGCGGCGAGGCAAGGGTCCGCAGAGCCGCGTCCTCAAGGTCGGCGGCCTGACGTACAACCTGGATACCCTCACGGTGACCCGCGAGGGCAAGTCGATCCAGCTCAACCCGATCGGCCTGAAGCTGTTGCAGGCGCTGATGGAAGCCAGCCCGTCCGTCGTGACGCGCCAGGACCTCGAGCAGCGCGTGTGGGGCGAAGAACTGCCCGATTCGGACTCGCTGCGCGTGCATATCCATGGCCTGCGCGCCGCCATTGATAAACCTTTCGAGAAGCCGCTGATCCACACGCGTCACGGCATCGGATACCGCATGGTCGACCCGGATGCGGTCCAGACGTAA
- a CDS encoding bifunctional diguanylate cyclase/phosphodiesterase, with the protein MADLASRQSVRLIRTAGIVVGVALGAVLATVLIHDHTRRTESARSQGHALASGAQHLLIAQLHGLQRAMQGVAVDTQDIQRAAPGQSSELVARKLAGVVARRSGLSDLMLVDPDGHALTQGTPDPHLREWATTRPSDPTPMALGPLGKGPDGRWAMPVALPLASGGWVFARLDQSQFQEVVDHVDAGPHGATAIIDRFTLIVARAGSAADVIGQPASVLFEPHREGGDIGLSKLDDTERLVASNEPVTYPLGVGVGIAVRDYMGPWYNFLGVSVAVWVLYWLGFVFLYRRVTSADTAQRHHVAELTETTERWRQAQKLGHTGTWRADARRNRVVWDTQVEAMLGVAASEGIDDATFFRHIHPEDVERTKADFIYAWKSGETLNLDFRWLRPDGTQRWISTTGAIIEPDGEKAMTGTAVDATDRIETQRQLAEAEQRFRLMFERTPLPAWVFDTESLDFLEVNAAAVRNYGYSHAEFLRMAVIDIRPESEIAPLQQALATHDTATMMGRTWVHRRKDGSLIDVRIHTTVLEFNGHHARLVLAEDVTERTRAERDLAWRATHDMLTGLANTEALSDFLDRRFGTRRWYEVIYVHLRGLDLIADTYGLEAGRTVLQQVGRRFATLGTDFGMAAHRPSERFLLAVMHPDKRERAAAALTAAVSEPVLLDGTWHALDPEIGIATHPADGGSAEQIIAAAAMAAHFHGENQGLMRPFEPSMAERSIERLRMASRIRQGIEQNEFMLHFQPILDASTGQVEKLEALLRWPAADGTFVPPEEFIPLSEQTGLIVEIGRWVLDEAARCHVALARAGHGHLSIAVNVSAVQFQRTDVAADVHAVIERFALPRGALAIELTESSLMANRRSAMSAMRRLSAQGTHVSLDDFGTGFSSMAYLRDLPIDALKIDRVFVSDVYANERSASICRAIITLAHTLGMGVVAEGVENPAQQAWLMAAGCDFVQGFQLARPMAFDALLAYLHPAEPASTPVRPA; encoded by the coding sequence ATGGCAGATCTCGCGTCCCGTCAATCCGTACGCCTGATTCGCACGGCGGGCATCGTCGTGGGCGTGGCGCTGGGCGCCGTCCTGGCCACCGTGCTGATCCATGACCACACCCGGCGCACCGAGTCCGCGCGCAGCCAGGGCCATGCCCTGGCCAGCGGCGCACAACACCTTTTGATTGCGCAATTGCATGGGCTGCAGCGCGCCATGCAAGGCGTGGCGGTGGACACCCAGGACATCCAGCGCGCCGCCCCAGGCCAATCCTCGGAGCTGGTGGCGCGAAAACTGGCGGGCGTCGTGGCACGCCGATCCGGCCTGAGCGACCTCATGCTGGTCGATCCGGACGGCCACGCCCTCACCCAGGGCACCCCCGATCCGCACCTCCGCGAATGGGCGACCACCCGCCCGAGCGACCCGACACCGATGGCGCTGGGCCCCCTGGGCAAAGGTCCGGATGGCCGCTGGGCCATGCCGGTCGCCCTGCCCCTCGCCTCCGGCGGCTGGGTGTTTGCCCGGCTCGACCAGTCCCAGTTCCAGGAAGTGGTCGACCACGTGGATGCCGGCCCCCACGGGGCGACGGCGATCATCGACCGCTTCACCCTCATCGTCGCCCGCGCCGGCTCGGCCGCCGATGTGATCGGCCAGCCGGCGTCCGTGCTCTTCGAGCCACACCGCGAAGGCGGCGACATCGGCCTGAGCAAGCTCGACGACACCGAACGCCTCGTCGCCTCGAACGAGCCGGTGACGTACCCGCTGGGCGTGGGCGTGGGGATCGCCGTTCGCGACTACATGGGCCCCTGGTACAACTTCCTCGGCGTGAGCGTCGCCGTGTGGGTGCTGTACTGGCTGGGCTTTGTCTTCCTCTACCGCCGCGTGACCAGCGCGGACACCGCGCAACGCCACCATGTGGCCGAACTGACCGAGACCACCGAGCGCTGGCGCCAGGCGCAGAAACTCGGCCACACGGGCACGTGGCGCGCCGACGCACGGCGCAATCGCGTGGTATGGGATACGCAGGTGGAAGCCATGCTGGGCGTCGCCGCCAGCGAGGGCATCGACGACGCCACGTTCTTCCGCCACATCCACCCGGAGGACGTCGAACGCACCAAGGCGGACTTCATCTACGCCTGGAAAAGCGGCGAAACCCTCAACCTCGACTTCCGCTGGCTGCGCCCCGATGGCACGCAGCGCTGGATATCCACCACCGGCGCCATCATCGAACCCGATGGCGAGAAGGCGATGACCGGCACGGCGGTGGACGCCACCGACCGCATCGAAACCCAGCGTCAGCTGGCCGAGGCCGAACAGCGCTTCCGCCTGATGTTCGAACGCACGCCCCTGCCCGCCTGGGTGTTCGACACCGAGAGCCTGGATTTCCTCGAGGTGAACGCGGCCGCGGTGCGCAACTACGGTTACTCCCACGCGGAATTCCTGCGCATGGCGGTGATCGACATCCGCCCCGAGTCGGAAATCGCACCGCTGCAGCAGGCCCTCGCCACCCACGACACCGCGACGATGATGGGCCGCACCTGGGTGCACCGGCGCAAGGACGGCAGCCTGATCGACGTGCGCATCCACACCACCGTGCTGGAATTCAATGGCCACCACGCACGCCTGGTACTGGCCGAAGACGTCACCGAGCGCACCCGCGCCGAACGCGACCTGGCGTGGCGTGCCACGCACGACATGCTCACCGGCCTCGCCAACACCGAAGCGCTATCGGATTTCCTCGACCGCCGCTTCGGCACGCGCCGCTGGTACGAAGTGATCTACGTGCACCTGCGTGGCCTCGACCTGATCGCCGACACCTACGGCCTCGAAGCGGGACGCACGGTGTTGCAGCAGGTGGGCCGGCGCTTTGCGACCCTGGGTACGGATTTCGGCATGGCCGCGCACCGCCCGAGCGAACGCTTCCTGCTGGCCGTGATGCACCCGGACAAGCGCGAGCGCGCGGCGGCCGCGTTGACGGCGGCGGTGTCCGAGCCCGTGCTGCTCGACGGCACCTGGCATGCGCTGGATCCGGAGATCGGTATCGCCACGCACCCGGCCGACGGTGGCAGCGCCGAGCAGATCATCGCCGCCGCCGCGATGGCGGCGCATTTCCACGGCGAGAACCAGGGCCTCATGCGCCCCTTCGAGCCCTCGATGGCCGAGCGCTCGATCGAACGCCTGCGCATGGCGTCACGCATCCGCCAGGGCATCGAGCAGAACGAGTTCATGCTGCACTTCCAGCCGATCCTTGATGCCAGCACCGGGCAGGTGGAAAAGCTCGAGGCCCTGCTGCGCTGGCCGGCCGCGGATGGCACCTTCGTCCCGCCGGAGGAGTTCATTCCACTCAGCGAACAGACCGGCCTCATCGTCGAGATCGGCCGCTGGGTGCTCGATGAAGCCGCGCGCTGCCACGTGGCACTGGCCCGCGCCGGCCACGGTCATCTTTCCATCGCCGTCAACGTCTCGGCGGTGCAGTTCCAGCGCACGGACGTCGCCGCCGACGTGCATGCCGTCATCGAGCGCTTCGCCCTGCCACGCGGCGCGCTGGCCATCGAACTGACCGAAAGCAGCCTGATGGCCAACCGCCGCTCGGCCATGTCGGCGATGCGTCGGCTCAGCGCGCAGGGCACGCACGTGTCCCTCGACGACTTCGGAACGGGTTTCTCCAGCATGGCGTACCTGCGCGACCTGCCGATCGATGCGTTGAAGATTGATCGGGTGTTCGTCAGCGATGTCTACGCCAACGAGCGCTCGGCCTCGATCTGCCGAGCCATCATCACGCTGGCGCATACGCTGGGGATGGGGGTGGTGGCCGAGGGCGTGGAGAACCCGGCCCAGCAGGCGTGGCTCATGGCCGCCGGCTGCGACTTCGTGCAAGGCTTCCAGCTGGCCAGGCCCATGGCGTTCGACGCATTGCTGGCGTACCTGCACCCGGCCGAACCGGCATCGACGCCCGTGCGGCCGGCCTGA
- a CDS encoding tetratricopeptide repeat-containing diguanylate cyclase: MAFACLLLMAGRTSSTIESVDAYLTRAEDVRLTDHTRFAAMLAQIHAEKSSLTVAQQWRLRYLDAWEDQFTGQYAKAEAGYRDIIDRSGDSTLAAKSTGLLLSTLAATRRYEDAFHLAKRAVVLLGEVRDPMARYSLLANLSQTLNFAGHPEIALRYARMMADDVPPGETTCRPITLSLAARYSTHTLKPTDPDFSRGIEACTTAGQPVLANAIWLTQSELLVEAHEPQKALAILDQVAASVRETHYFPANVSMTVQRATAYQQLGRDDDARQAALAAVGMYEHADTDEYQRDAYKVLYEVEKRAGNMAPALSYYQKYAEQERGYLNDVSARALAYEAVEQRTLVQKLEAEKLSRQNDLLELEQAITLKAVETSRLYIALLAAVLGSVVFWLFRVKRSQLRFRELSHHDGLTGIYNHQHFMDELEAVLNDMSHRQAPVCLVMLDLDHFKAVNDTYGHSIGDAVLRHVVGLCQQHLRPEDVFGRLGGEEFGVLLPGCDLAQGTAIADAMRASLAASPVQIDGKVVSCSTSAGVAFSGTSGYDLKQLRRDADTALYGAKRSGRNRVVAVTTGGSLKA, encoded by the coding sequence GTGGCCTTCGCGTGCCTGCTGTTGATGGCCGGCCGGACGTCGTCGACGATCGAGTCCGTGGACGCTTACCTCACGCGCGCCGAAGACGTCCGCCTCACGGACCACACCCGGTTCGCCGCCATGCTGGCGCAGATCCATGCCGAGAAGTCCTCGCTGACGGTGGCGCAGCAATGGCGCCTGCGTTACCTGGACGCGTGGGAAGACCAGTTCACCGGGCAGTACGCCAAGGCCGAAGCCGGGTATCGGGACATCATCGACCGCTCTGGTGATAGCACGCTGGCGGCGAAGTCCACCGGCCTTTTGCTCTCCACGCTGGCGGCGACCCGGCGCTACGAAGATGCATTCCACCTGGCCAAGCGCGCCGTCGTGCTGCTGGGCGAGGTGCGCGACCCGATGGCCCGCTACAGCTTGCTGGCGAACCTCTCGCAGACGCTGAACTTCGCCGGCCATCCGGAAATCGCGCTGCGCTATGCGCGCATGATGGCGGACGACGTCCCGCCCGGCGAAACGACCTGTCGTCCGATCACGCTCTCTCTCGCAGCGCGGTACAGCACGCACACGCTGAAGCCGACCGATCCCGACTTCAGCCGCGGCATCGAGGCCTGCACCACCGCCGGCCAGCCCGTGCTCGCCAACGCCATCTGGCTCACCCAGTCCGAGCTGCTGGTCGAGGCGCACGAGCCGCAGAAAGCACTGGCGATCCTTGATCAGGTGGCGGCTTCGGTCAGGGAGACGCATTATTTCCCGGCCAATGTCTCGATGACCGTCCAGCGCGCGACCGCCTACCAACAGCTGGGGCGCGACGACGACGCACGGCAGGCGGCCCTTGCGGCAGTCGGCATGTACGAGCATGCGGACACCGACGAATACCAGCGCGACGCCTACAAGGTGCTTTACGAAGTGGAGAAGCGAGCGGGCAACATGGCCCCCGCGTTGTCGTACTACCAGAAGTACGCCGAGCAGGAGCGTGGTTACCTCAACGACGTCAGTGCACGCGCCCTTGCCTATGAGGCGGTAGAGCAGCGCACCCTCGTGCAGAAACTGGAGGCGGAGAAGCTGTCGCGCCAGAACGACCTGCTGGAACTGGAACAGGCCATCACCCTCAAGGCGGTGGAAACCAGCCGGCTGTACATCGCCTTGCTCGCCGCCGTGCTGGGCTCGGTGGTGTTCTGGCTGTTTCGCGTCAAGCGCTCGCAGCTGCGATTCCGGGAACTGTCACACCACGATGGACTGACAGGCATCTACAACCACCAGCACTTCATGGACGAACTGGAAGCGGTGCTCAACGACATGTCGCACCGCCAGGCGCCCGTTTGTCTCGTCATGCTAGACCTGGACCACTTCAAGGCCGTGAATGACACCTACGGCCATTCGATCGGCGATGCCGTCCTGCGTCATGTGGTCGGCCTTTGCCAGCAACATCTGCGCCCGGAAGATGTCTTCGGAAGGCTGGGCGGCGAGGAGTTCGGTGTGTTGCTGCCCGGCTGTGATCTCGCCCAGGGCACCGCGATTGCCGACGCGATGCGCGCGTCGCTTGCCGCCTCGCCGGTGCAGATCGATGGCAAGGTCGTCTCCTGTTCGACCAGCGCGGGCGTCGCGTTCTCGGGGACCTCGGGCTACGACCTCAAGCAGCTTCGTCGGGATGCGGACACCGCGCTGTATGGCGCCAAGCGATCGGGCCGAAACCGGGTGGTTGCCGTCACGACGGGCGGCTCGCTCAAAGCCTGA
- a CDS encoding MFS transporter, translating into MSTVIPSDTLDARPLGRQDAKTLVLSALGGALEFYDFVIFAYFAKILGHLFFPPDTSDFVAQLQAFGIFAVAYLARPLGGIVMAHFGDRVGRKRMFTLSVFMMAIPTLLIGLLPTYASVGILAPILLTLLRLVQGLAIGGEIPGAWVFVAEHVPSNRVGMACASLTSGLTAGILIGSLVAAGLSSRLGDAAMHAYGWRIAFILGGVFGFFAVYLRRWLSETPVFARMRERKELSTEMPALVVLRDHLPATVLSMLITWLLTAAIVVVILMTPTLMQTAFHVDQARAFTAGSLAALALCFGCFFGGVLVDRIGRGPALLIGSVALAVTTYLLYLDLRSGATHLMPLYTLAGLSAGVTGVIPAILVSAFPPAIRFSGISLSYNVAYAFCGAATPLVVGFLARDAGGLGPAHYVGAVALVGVACGIYLMVTRRRFFTG; encoded by the coding sequence ATGAGCACCGTCATCCCATCCGACACCCTCGATGCCCGGCCGCTGGGCCGGCAGGATGCCAAGACCCTGGTCCTTTCCGCGCTGGGCGGGGCCCTGGAGTTTTATGACTTCGTGATCTTTGCGTACTTCGCGAAGATCCTTGGCCATCTGTTCTTCCCGCCGGATACGTCGGATTTCGTGGCCCAGTTGCAGGCCTTCGGCATCTTCGCCGTGGCCTACCTTGCACGCCCGCTGGGCGGCATCGTGATGGCGCATTTTGGCGATCGTGTCGGGCGCAAGCGCATGTTCACGCTTAGCGTCTTCATGATGGCGATTCCCACCTTGCTGATCGGCCTGCTGCCGACGTATGCGAGCGTCGGCATCCTGGCCCCCATCCTGCTCACCCTGCTGCGCCTGGTGCAGGGCCTGGCGATTGGTGGCGAGATCCCGGGCGCCTGGGTGTTCGTGGCCGAGCATGTGCCATCGAACCGCGTGGGCATGGCCTGCGCCAGCCTCACCTCCGGCCTCACCGCCGGCATCCTGATCGGCTCGCTGGTCGCGGCCGGGCTCAGCAGCCGCCTGGGCGATGCGGCCATGCATGCGTACGGCTGGCGCATCGCGTTCATCCTCGGCGGCGTGTTCGGCTTTTTCGCCGTGTACCTGCGTCGGTGGTTGAGCGAGACCCCGGTGTTCGCCCGCATGCGCGAGCGCAAGGAACTGAGTACCGAGATGCCGGCCCTGGTGGTGCTGCGTGACCACCTGCCGGCCACCGTGCTGTCCATGCTGATCACCTGGCTGCTCACCGCGGCCATCGTCGTGGTCATCCTGATGACGCCGACGCTGATGCAGACGGCTTTCCACGTGGACCAGGCGCGGGCATTCACCGCCGGCAGCCTGGCGGCGCTGGCGCTGTGCTTCGGCTGTTTCTTCGGCGGCGTGCTGGTGGACCGGATCGGCCGGGGCCCCGCGCTGCTGATCGGTTCGGTGGCCCTGGCGGTCACCACGTACCTGCTTTACCTGGACCTGCGCAGCGGCGCGACTCACCTGATGCCGCTGTATACCCTGGCCGGTCTTTCCGCCGGTGTCACCGGGGTGATTCCCGCCATCCTGGTCTCGGCCTTCCCGCCGGCCATCCGCTTCAGCGGCATTTCGTTGTCCTATAACGTGGCCTACGCTTTCTGCGGCGCGGCCACCCCGCTGGTCGTGGGTTTCCTCGCCCGGGACGCCGGGGGCCTCGGCCCGGCCCACTATGTCGGGGCGGTAGCCCTGGTCGGCGTGGCCTGCGGCATCTACCTGATGGTGACCCGCCGGCGCTTTTTTACCGGCTGA
- a CDS encoding HAD-IIA family hydrolase, protein MVDRSDIACWLTDMDGVLVHENKALPGAPELIRQWREQGKPFLVLTNNSIFTPRDLSARLRRSGLDVPEEQLWTSALATAAFLKDQSPGGSAFVMGEAGLTTAMHEAGFIMTDTAPDYVVLGETRTYSFAAITRAIRLIGNGARFICTNPDATSPSAEGPLPATGAVAALITKCTGREPYVVGKPNPMMFRSAMNKLGAHSHNTGMIGDRMDTDVVAGIEAGLHTVLVLSGIATREEVELYPFRPAEILNSVADLLDS, encoded by the coding sequence GTGGTCGACCGCTCTGACATTGCCTGCTGGCTGACTGACATGGACGGCGTGCTCGTCCATGAAAACAAGGCCCTGCCGGGTGCCCCTGAACTCATCCGCCAGTGGCGGGAGCAGGGCAAGCCGTTCCTGGTGCTGACCAACAACTCGATCTTCACCCCTCGCGACCTGAGCGCGCGCCTGCGCCGCTCGGGCCTGGACGTGCCGGAAGAACAGCTGTGGACCTCGGCCCTGGCCACGGCCGCCTTCCTCAAGGACCAGTCGCCGGGCGGCTCGGCCTTCGTCATGGGCGAGGCCGGCCTCACCACGGCCATGCACGAGGCCGGGTTCATCATGACCGACACGGCGCCGGACTACGTGGTGCTGGGCGAGACCCGCACGTATTCGTTCGCGGCGATCACCCGGGCCATTCGGCTCATCGGCAACGGTGCACGCTTCATCTGCACCAACCCGGACGCCACCAGCCCCAGCGCGGAGGGCCCGCTTCCGGCCACCGGCGCGGTGGCGGCGCTGATCACCAAGTGCACCGGCCGCGAGCCGTACGTGGTGGGCAAGCCCAACCCGATGATGTTCCGCTCGGCCATGAACAAGCTGGGCGCCCACTCGCACAACACCGGCATGATCGGCGACCGCATGGATACCGACGTGGTCGCGGGTATCGAAGCCGGCCTGCACACCGTGCTGGTACTCAGCGGCATCGCCACGCGCGAGGAAGTGGAGCTGTATCCCTTCCGCCCGGCGGAGATCCTGAACTCGGTCGCCGACCTGCTCGATAGCTGA
- the rimK gene encoding 30S ribosomal protein S6--L-glutamate ligase, which yields MKIAILSRNARLYSTQRLVEAARKRKHTVKVLDPLRCYMSIAPQSFAIHFKGKPLGPIDCVIPRIGASSTFYGTAVLRQLELMGVYTPNPSDAVLRARDKLRCLQLLATRGIDMPVTAFGDNPDDTSDLLAMLGDPPHIIKLNEGTQGAGVVLAEKRSASQSVIEAFRGLYANFLVQEFIREANGSDLRCFVVGNEVVASMQRSSAPGEFRANLHRGGSAAAVELSDEERRVAIEAASALGLEVAGVDLLRSSRGPLLLEVNASPGLEGIEGSTGVDVAGAIIAHCEARHAARPVAPKPRKPRSPKGLTAI from the coding sequence ATGAAGATCGCCATCCTGTCGCGCAACGCGCGGCTGTATTCCACGCAACGCCTCGTCGAGGCGGCGCGCAAGCGCAAGCACACCGTGAAAGTGCTTGATCCGCTGCGCTGCTACATGAGCATCGCGCCGCAATCGTTCGCCATCCACTTCAAGGGCAAGCCGCTCGGGCCGATCGATTGCGTGATCCCGCGCATCGGCGCCTCCAGCACGTTCTACGGCACCGCCGTACTGCGCCAGCTGGAACTGATGGGCGTGTACACGCCGAACCCCTCGGACGCCGTGCTGCGCGCACGCGACAAGCTGCGCTGCCTGCAGCTGCTGGCCACCCGCGGTATCGACATGCCGGTGACGGCTTTTGGCGACAACCCGGATGACACCTCCGACTTGCTGGCCATGCTGGGCGACCCCCCGCACATCATCAAGCTGAACGAAGGGACCCAGGGCGCCGGCGTGGTGCTGGCCGAGAAGCGCTCGGCCTCGCAGAGCGTCATCGAGGCCTTCCGTGGCCTCTACGCCAACTTCCTGGTCCAGGAGTTCATCCGCGAGGCCAACGGCAGCGACCTGCGTTGCTTCGTGGTCGGCAACGAAGTGGTCGCCTCCATGCAGCGCTCGTCCGCCCCCGGTGAGTTCCGGGCCAACCTCCACCGGGGCGGCAGCGCCGCGGCCGTGGAGCTGTCGGACGAGGAGCGCCGGGTGGCCATCGAGGCCGCCTCGGCCCTGGGCCTGGAGGTGGCCGGCGTGGACCTGCTGCGCTCGTCGCGCGGCCCGCTCCTGCTGGAAGTGAACGCCTCGCCGGGCCTGGAAGGCATCGAAGGCAGCACCGGCGTGGACGTGGCCGGGGCCATCATCGCCCATTGCGAGGCCCGCCACGCCGCCCGCCCGGTCGCCCCGAAGCCCCGCAAGCCCAGGTCCCCCAAGGGGTTAACAGCGATTTAA